In Psychrobacter sp. P11G3, a single genomic region encodes these proteins:
- the acs gene encoding acetate--CoA ligase: MTQKLFPISAEFMAAANTTPDKYLTDYQQSIESPEAIDAFWAKRAELIDWIKKPTKVSNVNYDLDDFRIKWFEDGELNISVNCLDRHLEENPYKPAIIWEGDHPSLHKIISFKELHEAVCRLGNSLRKLGVVKGDRVTLYMPMIPEAMVAMLACARIGAVHSVVFGGFSAESLGNRLIDSRSKVVITADEGLRGGKHTPLKANVDHALDMDGTESVEKVIVVHRTGNSIPMSGRRDVWYHNLVDGQSEICEPEVMNAEDPLFLLYTSGSTGKPKGVVHTTGGYITYAISTFRDVFDIKEDDVYWCTADVGWITGHTYSTYAPLANGTTTVMFEGVPEHPTWARIGHIIDKHDVTILYTAPTAIRAMMKEGDAFVRESDRSSLRLLGSVGEPINPEAWDWYYNVVGDGKCPIVDTWWQTETGGILMAPIPGTVDLKPGAAMTPLYGVKPEIVDSDGAILEGPAEGNLVISSGWPGQMRTIYNDHPRFLKTYFSDYPGHYFTGDGAQRDEDGHYWITGRVDDVLNVAGHRLGTAEIESAVVAHPATAEAAIVGMPHEIRGTGICAFIILKSGEEKTDDLKAELKRHVRAEIGPIATLDAIYMVDALPKTRSGKIMRRILRNLAAGQYVGLGDLSTLADSSVINDLVEEVKAGRGE, encoded by the coding sequence ATGACTCAGAAATTATTTCCCATCTCAGCCGAGTTTATGGCTGCTGCCAATACCACACCTGATAAGTACCTTACAGACTACCAGCAATCTATCGAATCACCCGAAGCAATTGATGCTTTTTGGGCGAAGCGTGCTGAGCTAATCGACTGGATAAAAAAACCAACCAAAGTCAGTAACGTCAATTATGACTTAGATGATTTTCGCATCAAATGGTTTGAAGATGGTGAGCTAAATATCTCAGTCAACTGTCTTGATCGTCATCTCGAAGAAAACCCATATAAGCCTGCTATCATATGGGAGGGTGATCACCCTTCACTGCACAAAATCATTTCTTTTAAAGAGCTACATGAAGCTGTCTGCCGCTTGGGTAATTCATTGCGCAAGCTTGGCGTTGTAAAAGGTGATCGCGTAACGCTATATATGCCGATGATACCGGAAGCTATGGTAGCGATGCTGGCATGTGCGCGTATCGGTGCGGTGCATTCAGTGGTGTTTGGTGGTTTTTCTGCCGAGAGTCTGGGTAATCGCTTGATAGACAGTCGCTCAAAAGTTGTTATTACCGCTGACGAAGGTTTACGCGGCGGCAAGCACACACCGCTCAAAGCTAATGTCGATCACGCACTCGACATGGATGGCACTGAGAGTGTCGAAAAAGTCATCGTCGTTCATCGTACAGGTAACTCTATACCGATGAGTGGCCGCCGTGATGTGTGGTATCACAATTTGGTCGATGGTCAATCAGAGATCTGCGAGCCTGAAGTCATGAATGCCGAAGACCCGCTATTCTTATTATATACCTCTGGCTCTACTGGTAAGCCAAAAGGTGTAGTGCATACTACAGGCGGCTATATCACCTATGCTATCTCAACGTTCCGTGATGTTTTCGATATTAAAGAAGATGACGTCTACTGGTGTACGGCAGATGTGGGCTGGATTACCGGTCACACGTATTCAACCTATGCACCACTGGCCAATGGCACGACAACGGTAATGTTCGAAGGTGTGCCAGAACATCCAACATGGGCACGTATTGGTCATATTATCGATAAGCATGACGTGACTATCCTATATACCGCCCCAACAGCCATTCGTGCGATGATGAAAGAGGGCGATGCCTTTGTTCGAGAGTCGGATCGTTCTAGTTTGCGTCTGCTAGGGTCGGTCGGTGAGCCGATCAACCCAGAAGCGTGGGACTGGTACTACAATGTCGTTGGTGATGGTAAATGTCCTATCGTCGATACATGGTGGCAGACCGAGACTGGTGGCATCTTAATGGCGCCAATACCAGGCACGGTCGATCTCAAACCAGGCGCGGCAATGACACCACTATACGGCGTCAAACCAGAAATCGTTGATAGCGATGGTGCGATTTTAGAAGGCCCCGCAGAAGGTAACTTGGTGATCAGTAGCGGTTGGCCAGGGCAAATGCGTACTATCTACAATGACCATCCACGTTTCTTAAAGACTTACTTTAGCGATTATCCAGGTCATTATTTCACGGGTGATGGCGCTCAACGTGATGAAGATGGGCATTACTGGATTACCGGTCGTGTCGACGATGTACTCAACGTGGCAGGGCATCGCTTGGGCACAGCAGAGATTGAAAGCGCCGTGGTTGCGCATCCTGCAACTGCTGAAGCTGCGATCGTCGGTATGCCGCATGAGATACGCGGTACAGGTATCTGTGCATTTATCATTCTAAAGTCAGGTGAAGAAAAGACCGACGATCTAAAAGCAGAACTAAAACGTCATGTGCGTGCCGAGATTGGACCAATTGCGACTTTAGATGCCATCTATATGGTCGATGCACTACCAAAAACGCG